Within the Streptomyces sp. NBC_00554 genome, the region GTGACCGGCAGGTGGGGGGTGGGGGTGGGTTTTTCGCCCCCTCCGCCCCTACCCGTCCCTTGTTCCCGGGGCTCCGCCCCAGACCCCGCTCCTCAAACGCCGGAGGGGCTGAAAATCAAACGCCGGAGGGGCTGAAAATCTTCACGCCGGCCGGTGGCCGTGGTTGGAGCGGCCCTTCCTGATGCGCCATTTGCGTTTTCTTGTTTTCTTCGACATGCCCTTCGTGCTTAGCCGAGGACGGGGTGTTCGTCGAGGGGTCACGCACGGCCGATGGGGGCGGCGACCGCTTCCGTGAGATCGGTCAGGTCGGAGGGGGAGAGCTCCACCTCCAGGCCGCGGCGGCCCGCCGAGACGCAGATCGTGGTGTGGGCGGCGGCCGAGGCGTCGAGGACCGTGGGGAGCTTCTTGCGCTGGCCGAGGGGGGAGATGCCGCCGCGGACGTACCCCGTGGTGCGCTCGGCCGCCGCCGGGTCCGCCATCGAGGCACGCTTGCCGCCGACCGCCGTGGCCAGCGCCTTCAGGTCGAGGGAGCCGGCCACCGGGACGACCGCGACGACGAGGGCGCCGTCGACGTCCGCCACCAGCGTCTTGAAGACACGGTCGGGGGAGACGCCCATCGCCTCGGCGGCCTCCTCGCCGTACGAGGGGTGCGCGGGGTCGTGTTCGTAGGCGTGGACCGTGTACGGGACACCCGCCGCCGTCAGAGCCACGGTCGCCGGGGTGCCCCCGGCCTGCTGCTTCTTCGACTTCTTCGCCAAGGTGCCGATGCCTTACGTCAGTTGAGACTCGTCGGGCCGCGCGTCAGGTCCGACGCCGGCAACGACGGCAGATTACGGATGATCGCGGTCTCCGCGCGCAGGAGTTTCAGCTCCTCGCGCAGGCGGGCGGCGGTGTCCGGGGTCCCCAGCAGCCGCTGCTTCGCCGGGATGTCCAGCATGACGGCGGCGGCCACCAGGTAGGAGACCACGGCCGGCTCGTCCGGAAGGTCGGCGCCGGTGGTCAGGGAGCGCTCGCGGGCGCCCGCCAGACGCTTCTGGTACTGGCGGAAGGCCCGCAGGACGCCCTCGGCGAGCGCGCCGGCCTCCTCGCCCGGGTCCTCGGGCAGCTCCTCCAGCTCGGCCGTGAGGAACGCGCCGGAGGTGTCGACCGAGACCAGCCGCACGCGTGTCGTCCCCGTCGCAAGCACCTCGAAGCTGCCGTCGGGGCGCTCCCGGATGGTCGCCGCGTCCGCGATGCAGCCCACCTCGTGGAAGGCCTTGGCCGGGTCGTCGCCGAAGCCGGCGGCGGGCCCGCGCTCGGGCACCGCCGTCTGGTCCGGCATGCCGGGGGCGGTGGGCGCGACCTCGTGGCCGTCGCGGATGGCGACGACGGCGAACCGGCGCGGTTCGTCCTCGGGGGTCTTCAGCAGATCGCGCATCATGGCGCGGTAGCGCTCCTCGAAAATGTTCAGAGGAAGCACGAGCCCCGGGAACAGAACCGAGTTCAGGGGGAAGAGCGGGAGCCGGACGGTGGTCACGACGGGAAAGCCTAATGGTCTCCGGAGCGGGCGCGTCCGCTGTGCTCACTCCGTGGATGCAGGGGCATGCCCGCGGCGACCTCCAGACGGACGCCGTCGCGCAGTTCCAGGAACTGGCCGAGGGGATCGTCGGAGACCCGGTCCCAGGGGAACGACGTCGCGTACGGGCCGATCAGGCGCAGCTGCTCCAGGGCGTCCTCCCAGCGTTCCAGCCTGACCAGGACGTACGCCAGGAGGTTGCGGACCTCCGCGGGCCACGAGTCCCCGGCGGCGTACGTCGCCGAGACCGCGATCGCGAGGTCGGCCGCAGCATCGAGGCGCTCGCGGAGCACCAGCGCCCCGCCGCCCTCGGTCAGGTAGGCGAAGGCGGCGCGCACCGGCAGCGCCTGCACCAGGGAGCCGGGCAGCGCGTCCTGCGCGGCCCGCTCGGCGAAGTCGAAGCACTCGCGGTGCGAGCCGTACCAGGCGGCCGACAGATACCGCAGGGCGGCCACATGGCAGCCGTAGTGGTGCGGGGAACGGCGTACGGCCTCGCCCCACAGCTGCTCGAACTCGGTGTGCCCGGCGTTCGTGCCGCGGGCCTGGTCGAGCGCGATCCGCCAGGGCACCGGGTCACGCGGATCGCCCTCCGCCGCGGCGGAGATCAGCGGGCCGACCTCGCGCAGCAGCTCGACGCGGGCCGGGGACTCCCAGCCCCGGGACACCGCCAACTCGGCCTTGACCAGCAGGGCGTCCGGGTCGTGCGGGGAGGCGTCCTGCCATGCCCGGAGCCAGTCGTCGCGGGAGCGCGCGAAGGTGGCGAGTCGCATCGCGTACCGGTCGCGGTCCTCCCACTCGGCGGCCTCACGGGTGGTGGTGAGCAGCTTGGCCGCGGGGGTGTACTCGCCGCGGCCGGCCGCGACGAGGACGGGACCGAGCCGTTCGTCCGGGGCGTCGAGCAGCACCTCGTCGTCGGCGGGCAGTCCGGCGGCGAGGCCTGAAGCGTTCCGGGCCATCCGGGCGGTGCGGATGAACGCGCGCAGCAGTGCCATGGTGGAGACCATTGAAAACCGCAGGTCGGAGCTGTACCAGGGGGGCGCTGTGAAGCTTTCGTAACCGTCAATAGGTTGTATGGAAGATAGTCAAGGGCGAGTAAAAGGTGACTGATGTTCTACTGGTGATTTCCTGTCATGAGCCTGTCGGCCGGTGAGCCCGCAGCCGCAGGTCAGCCGTGCGTCAGCCGCGCCGCAGCAGCCGTGTCGCCCCCGCCGCCACCGTCGTCGCCAGGATCCAGCCAAGGAGGATCACCACCGCGGACAGCCACTGCCAGCCGCCGCGCAGCTGCCAGAAACCCACCTGGCCGAGGTCGATCACCGGCAGCAGGAGGTCCAGGGCGAACAGGGAGGAGTTCCACGGCGGATGCTCGCCGCTCTTCATCGGCGGGTGGCTGGCGTGCGAGAACGCGATCGAGGTCGCCGCCCACAGCACCGCCATCCACAGGGCGGCCCGCCCGGGCCGGTACCCGTAGGCGACCGTCCAGTCCTGCGCGTACCCCCAGAGCTTGGCGGCGAGCGGCAGCGTCTCGCGGCGGCGGCGCTGCTTGGCGAGCAGCACCTCGCGCGCGTCCTCGTCCTCGCCGGAGTTGCGCAGCACGGCGGCCAGGCGTTCGTACGGCTCCGGGTTGTACTCGGCGGTCGCCGCCGCCACCCACTCCAGGCGCCGGGTCAGCGGGAACGCGCCCTGCGGCACGAGGTTCTCGTAGCCGAAGCCGCCCATGTGGAGGCCGCCGGGCCCCGGCCAGCTGGCCGCCCGGTCGACCAGGTTGACCACCTTCGCGCCCGACAGCACCACCTTGCCGCGCTCGGGTCTCTCCCCGAGGAAACGCAGCTCGGGCGTCTGGACCCGGCGCAGCGACAGCTCCTGGTCGTCGTCGAAGAGGAAGCGCGCCCGCTCCAGGTCGAGTGCGTCCCCGAACCGCCCGTCGTCAAGACGGATCCCGCCCTGGCACTCGAACCGCTGCACCACCGTGCCGCGCGCCGGGGTGGTCCCGCTGGTCAGGATGGGATTGCCGACGCCCGCGGGGGTCATGTACAGCGTGCGGTTGACGGTCAGCTGGGGGGCGTTCAGCGCGAGGCGCGTGTACGGGTTGCTCAGCTTGCTGCCGCGCAGGCTGAGCGAGACGCCGACGCTGGCGCCGCGCAGGCTCAGCTCACCGTGCGACTCCAGCATCTCGGCCTGCAGGTCCTGCCCCACGGTCATGCCGTCGCCGGTGATCGAACGCCCGCGCCGGTCGCGGTAGACCACCGCCTGGTTGAGCAGCAGATCGGTGCCGATGTGCGCGTCGGTGAGGCGTACCCCGTTGTGGAAGCGGCAGCGCGGCAGATGCAGGTCGCCCTCGGTGTGCAGGCGGGCCGCCTCCAGACGGGGCACCGAGCAGTCGACCAGCCGCACGGTCTGGAACCGGGCCTCCGGTAACAGGATCTCCTTCTCGAACCGGCACCCCTTCAGCTCGACGTACGGCACCACGGTGCCGCCCGCGAGATCGAGCACGTCGGTGATCTGCACGCCGGTCAGCTTCAGGGAGGCCACCCGGCCCTGGAGCGCGGGCGGCCCGTCGAGCAGCAGCCACGCCACGATCCGGGCCCGCACACTGCGCTCGGGACCCCAGGGATGGCCGCCGTGCGGATCGTCGGCGGTCGTGTCCCCGCTGCGCAGGTCGTACACGCTGCCGTTGCGGAAGGACTGCCACATTCCGGCCTCGGCGGCGGTCAGCTCGTCCGGCAGGTCCCCATTACGGATGCCGGCACCCTCACTCACGGTTTTTCCCTTCCTCCCCAGCTACAGGCGTCCTCCCCAGCTACTCGCGGGTTTCGGACAACCGTTCAATGCCCGCTGGGTGACGCCCCGAACGCTAACGGTGAAGCTGATCTTCCGGGGCCTGTATCAGCCATTGATACAGGCGTCCGGCGCCTTATCGCCGTCTGAGAGAATTGGGCACGTGATCTCCCGAATCGATCTGCGCGGCGACGCCCTCCCCGAGGGCCCCGCTCTGCGCGACCTGCTGCCCCGAGCCGACTTCGACGTCTCGGCCGCCCTGGAGAAGGTGCGTCCGATCTGCGAGGCCGTGCATCATCGGGGAGACGCGGCGCTGATCGACTTCGCCGAGAAGTTCGACGGCGTACGTCTGGAGTCGGTACGGGTGCCGGCCCAGGCGCTCAGTGACGCGCTGGAGCAGCTCGACCCGGCGGTGCGCGCCGCCCTGGAGGAGTCCATCCGGCGCGCCCGCATCGTCCACCGCGAGCAGCGCCGCACCACGCACACCACCCAGGTCGTGCCCGGCGGCTCGGTCACCGAGAAGTGGCTGCCGGTCGACCGGGTCGGGCTGTACGCGCCCGGCGGCCGGTCCGTCTACCCGTCGTCCGTGATCATGAACGTGGTCCCGGCGCAGGAGGCCGGCGTCGAGTCGATCGCCCTCGCCTCGCCCGCCCAGGCCGAGTTCGGCGGCCTGCCGCACCCGACGATCCTCGCCGCCTGCGAGCTGCTCGGCGTGGACGAGGTGTACGCGGCCGGCGGCGCCACCGCCGTCGCGATGTTCGCGTACGGCACCGAGTCCTGCCCGCCCGCCAACATGGTCACCGGCCCCGGCAACATCTGGGTCGCCGCCGCCAAGCGCTACTTCGCGGGCAGGATCGGCATCGACGCCGAGGCCGGTCCCACCGAGATCGCGATCCTCGCCGACGAGAGCGCCGACCCGGTGCACGTCGCCTCCGACCTGATCAGCCAGGCCGAGCACGACCCGCTGGCCGCCGCAGTCCTCGTCACGGACTCCGTGGAACTGGCCGACGCGGTCCAGAAGGAGCTCGAGCCGCAGGTCGCGGCGACCAAGCACATCGAGGACCGGATCGTTCCGGCGCTGGCCGGCAGGCAGTCCGCGATCGTCCTCGTCGACGGCATCGACGAGGGCCTCAGGGTCGTCAACGCGTACGGCGCCGAGCACCTGGAGATCCAGACGGCCGACGCGAGCGCGGTCGCGGACCGCGTACGGAACGCCGGTGCGATCTTCGTCGGCCCCTGGGCGCCCGTCTCGCTGGGCGACTACGCGGCCGGCTCCAACCACGTGCTCCCCACCGGCGGCTGCGCCTGCCACTCCTCGGGTCTGTCGGTCCAGTCCTTCCTGCGCGGGATCCACATCGTGGACTACACACGCGATGCCCTCGCGGAGGTCGCCCACCACGTGGTGACACTCGCGGAGGCGGAGGACCTGCCCGCGCACGGCGCGGCGATCAAGGCCCGGTTCGCGTGGAAGGTGCCCAGCAAGTGACCGGCATCGACGATCTCCCCGTACGCGACGAGCTGCGCGGCAAGACCCCCTACGGCGCGCCCCAACTCGACGTCCCCGTACGCCTCAACACCAACGAGAACCCGTACCCGCTGCCCGAACCGCTCGTCGAGCGGATCGCCGAGCGGGTGCGCGAGGCCGCCCGGAACCTCAACCGCTATCCCGACCGGGACGCGGTGGAGCTGCGCACCGAACTGGCCAAGTACCTGACGAGGACCGGCAAGCACCCGGTCGGCGTCGACAACGTCTGGGCGGCGAACGGCTCCAACGAGGTCATCCAGCAACTGCTGCAGACCTTCGGCGGACCCGGCCGAACCGCGATCGGTTTCGAGCCCTCGTACTCGATGCACGCGCTCATCTCGCGCGGCACCGGGACGGGCTGGATCTCCGGTCCGCGCAACGAGGACTTCACGATCGACCTCGCCGCCGCCGAGCAGGCCATCGCCGAGAACCGGCCGGACGTCGTCTTCATCACCACCCCCAACAATCCCACGGGCAACGCGGTCCCGCCCGAGACGGTCCTCGCGCTGTACGAGGCCGCGCAGGCGGCGAAGCCGTCGATGGTGGTGGTCGACGAGGCGTACATCGAGTTCAGCCACGGCGACTCGCTGCTGCCGCTGATCGAAGGTCGGCCGAATCTCGTCGTCTCGCGGACGATGTCCAAGGCGTTCGGCGCGGCCGGGCTGCGGCTCGGCTATCTCGCCGCGCACCCGGCGGTCGTCGACGCGGTCCAGCTCGTACGGCTGCCGTACCACCTGTCGGCCGTCACCCAGGCGACCGCGCTGGCCGCCCTGGAGCACACCGACACCCTGCTGGGATACGTGGAGCAGCTGAAGGCCGAGCGGGACCGGCTGGTCGTCGAACTGCGCGCGATCGGCTACGACGTGACCGAGTCGGACGCCAACTTCGTGCAGTTCGGGCGGTTCGCCGACTCCCATGAGGCATGGCAGAAGATCCTCGACCGGGGCGTCCTGGTCCGGGACAACGGCATCCCGGGGTGGCTGCGGGTCACCGCCGGAACCCCCGCCGAAAACGACGCGTTCCTGGACGCGGTCCGTGAACTGAAGAAGGAGCAGAGCGCATGAGCCGCGTCGGAAGAGTTGAGCGGGTGACCAAGGAGACGTCGGTCCTCGTCGAGATCGATCTCGACGGAACCGGCAAGGTCGATGTGTCGACAGGTGTCGGCTTCTACGACCACATGCTCGACCAGCTCGGCCGGCACGGTCTGTTCGACCTGACCGTGAAGACCGAGGGCGACCTGCACATCGACTCGCACCACACCATCGAGGACAGCGCCCTCGCGCTCGGCGCCGCCTTCAAGCAGGCGCTCGGCGACAAGGTGGGGATCTACCGCTTCGGCAACTGCACGGTCCCGCTGGACGAGTCGCTCGCCCAGGTGACCGTCGACCTCTCAGGCCGCCCCTACCTCGTGCACACCGAGCCCGAGAAGATGGCGCCGATGATCGGCGAGTACGACACGACGATGACCCGGCACATCCTGGAGTCCTTCGTCGCGCAGGCCCAGATCGCACTGCACGTGCACGTGCCCTACGGGCGCAACGCGCACCACATCGTGGAGTGCCAGTTCAAGGCGCTGGCCCGCGCGCTGCGTTACGCCTCTGAGCGTGACCCGCGCGCCGCCGGCATCCTCCCCTCCACGAAGGGTGCGCTGTAAAGCCATGACAGGCCTCAACACCGTCCTCATCGTCGTCGGGCTCTTTCTCCTCGGCGGTGTCTACTCCTTCGTCAAGCAGAAGATGCCGATGAGCCTCATCGTGCTGCTCTCGATCGGTGCCGCGATGTGTCTCGTGGCGGGGGTCCTGCGGTTGGAGGTGTGGAATTGACCGCCCCCAAGAAGGTCGTCGTCTTCGACTACGGCTTCGGCAATGTGCGCAGCGCCGAGCGTGCTCTCGCCCGCACCGGTGCCGAGGTCGAGATAACGCGTGACTACGACAAGGCCATGAACGCGGACGGGCTGCTGGTGCCGGGTGTCGGCGCGTTCGCCGCCTGCATGAAGGGCCTCCGTGAGGCCCGCGGCGACTGGATCATCGGCCGTCGGCTGGCCGGCGGGCGCCCGGTGATGGGCATCTGCGTGGGCATGCAGATCCTCTTCGCGCGCGGCATCGAGCACGGCGTGGAGACCGAGGGCCTCGACGAGTGGCCCGGCTCGGTCGAGCCGCTCCAGGCCGAGATCGTGCCGCACATGGGCTGGAACACCGTCGAAGCCCCGGCCGCCTCGCAGCTCTTCGCGGGTCTCGAAGCAGACGCGCGCTTCTACTTCGTGCACTCCTACGCCGTCCACGACTGGTCTCTCGAGGTCGGGAACCCGCTGATACGGCCGCCCCTGGTGACCTGGTCCACGCACGGCAAGCCCTTCGTGGCGGCCGTCGAGAACGGCGCCCTGTGGGCCACCCAGTTCCACCCCGAGAAGTCCGGCGACGCCGGAGCGCAGCTGCTGAACAACTGGATCGGAACCCTCTGATGCCTTCGAAGCTCGAACTCCTCCCCGCCGTCGACGTCCGCGACGGCCAGGCCGTCCGGCTCGTCCACGGCGAATCCGGTACGGAGACCTCGTACGGCTCCCCGCTGGAAGCCGCGCTCGCCTGGCAGCGGTCGGGCGCCGAGTGGCTGCACCTCGTCGACCTGGACGCCGCGTTCGGCACCGGCGACAACCGCAAGCTGATCGCCGAGGTCGCCGGCGCCATGGACATCAAAGTGGAGCTGTCCGGCGGTATCCGCGACGACGACACCCTGGCCGCCGCGCTCGCCACCGGCTGCACCCGCGTCAACCTCGGCACCGCCGCCCTGGAGACCCCCGAGTGGGTCGCCAAGGTCATCGCCCAGCACGGCGACAAGATCGCGGTCGGTCTCGACGTACGCGGCACGACGCTGCGCGGCCGCGGCTGGACCCGCGACGGCGGCGACCTCTACGAGACCCTGGAGCGCCTCAACTCCGAGGGCTGCGCGCGGTACGTGGTGACGGACATCGCCAAGGACGGCACGCTGCAGGGCCCCAACCTGGAGCTGCTGCGCAATGTGTGCGCGGCGACGGACCGCCCGGTCGTCGCCTCGGGAGGCGTGTCCTCCCTGGACGACCTGCGCGCCATCGCCGAGCTCGTGCCCCTCGGCGTCGAGGGCTCGATCGTCGGGAAGGCCCTGTACGCGAAGGCGTTCACCCTGGAAGAGGCCCTGGAAGCGGTGGCTGCCCTGTGAGCGGCGTACGACGGATCTCGACCGGCGCGCCCTGGGAGGAGGCCTTCGGCTACTCCCGCGCGGTGGAGCTGCCGAACGGTCTGGTGCTGGTCGCCGGGTGCACGTCCGTGGTCAACGGGGAGATCGCCGCCGGCGCCCCGTACGAGCAGACGGTCAACTCCTTCAACGTCGCGTTCGCGGCGCTCGAGCAGCTGGGCCTCGGTCGCGACGATGTTGTCCGCACACGTATGTACATCACCCACGCCCGTGACGTGGAGGATGTCGGCCGCGCCCACAAGGAGCTGTTCGACTCCGTCCGCCCCGCCGCATCGATGATCATCGTCTCCGGTTTCGTGGACCCGAGTCTGGTCGTCGAGGTCGAGGTGGAGGCGTACCGGGGGGCCTCCGAGTCATGACGCTCGCCGTACGAGTCATCCCCTGCCTGGACGTCGACAACGGCCGGGTCGTCAAGGGTGTCAACTTCCAGAACCTGCGCGACGCGGGCGACCCCGTCGAGATGGCCAAGGTGTACGACGCCGAGGGCGCCGACGAGCTGACCTTCCTGGACATCACGGCGTCCTCCGGCAACCGCGAGACCACGTACGACGTGGTGCGCCGCACGGCCGAGCAGGTCTTCATCCCGCTGACCGTGGGGGGTGGCGTGCGCACCGCCGAGGACGTGGACAAGCTGCTGCGGGCGGGCGCCGACAAGGTCGGGGTCAACACGGCGGCGATCGCCCGGCCCGAGCTCATCCGCGAGATCGCCGAGCGGTTCGGGCGGCAGGTGCTCGTGCTGTCGGTGGACGCCCGTCGCACGGAGAGCGGCTCCTTCGAGGTCACCACCCACGGCGGGCGCAAGGGCACCGGCATCGACGCCGTGGAGTGGGCGCACCGGGCCGCCGAGCTGGGCGCGGGGGAGATCCTGCTCAACTCGATGGACGCGGACGGCACGAAGGACGGCTACGACATCGAGATGATCGAGGCCGTACGCAAGCACGTGACCGTTCCGCTGATCGCCAGCGGCGGCGCGGGGCGGCTCGCCCACTTCCCGCCCGCCATCGCCGCGGGCGCCGACGCGGTGCTCGCCGCGTCCGTCTTCCACTTCGGGGATCTGCGGATCGGCGAGGTGAAGGAGACGCTGAAGGGGGCGGGGTATCCCGTTCGCTGAGGTCATCCGCCTTTGAGCCCCGGCCAGTTGGTGGCCGGGGCTCAGCCGTGTCCGGACGCTCCAAGACGTGAAAGGAAAGTTGCGCAATTTTAGTTGCGCAATTTTTCTTTCACATCTACGGTGGAGGCATGGCAAGCAAGGAGAACCGCCGCATCACGGATGTGGGCACGCTCAAGGCCCTGGGACATCCGCTGCGGATGAAGCTGTACCGGGCGTTGAACGTGACCGGTGCCGCGACCGCGTCCCAGCTGGGCGAACAGGTCGACGAGGCGCCCTCGCTGGTCAGTTACCACCTGCGCAAGCTCGCCGAGCACGGGCTGATCCAGGAGGCCGAGCCGCGCAGCGGGGACGGCCGGGAGCGCTGGTGGGAGCCCGCCTCGGACGGCGTGACCGTCCGGGGCGTGGACTTCCGGGACGCGCCCGAGAAGCAGGCCGCGCACCTGGCCTTCACCCGGCTCTTCCACGAGGAGCGCGGCGACCACTACCGGCGCTACCTCGACGAGCGCGCCACCTGGCCCACCGAGTGGAACGACGCCGCCGCCGACGCGGAGGCCACGCTCCGGCTGACGGCCGCCGAACTCGGCGCGCTACAGGAGGAGTTGCTCACGGTCATCAGGAAGTACGACGACCAGGGCCGCGCCGACGAAGCGGCCGGCGCCACCGAAGGGCGCGAGAACGTCGCGCTGCACCTGTACGGCTTCCCGTTCCGCCCCTGAGAGGACGCGTTCCGTGACCACGACCACCCTGCGCCAGGCCTCGGCCCCAGCCGCCCCCGAAAAGCCCGCCCACCGCGACGGAAACGTGCTGCGCTGGCTCGGCGCCTACACCGCGTCGATGCTCGGCGACAACGTCTACTACATCGCGTTGTCCTGGGCGGCAGTCCAGGCCGGTACGCCCTCGCAGGCCGGCCTCGTGATGGCCGTGAGCGCCGTGCCACGGGCGCTGCTGATGCTGGGCGGGGGAGTGGTCGCCGACCGCTTCGGGCCGCGGAAGGTCGTCATCGGCAGTGACGCCGTGCGCTGCGCGGCGGTCCTCGCGGTGGCCGCGCTGCTGTTCGCGACCGGCCCCGGGTTGTGGCTGCTCGCCCTGCTCGCCATAGTCTTCGGCACCGTCGACGCCGTCTTCATGCCCGCCGTGGGCGCCCTCCCGGCGCGCGTCACGAGCCGCGGCCAGCTCGCCCGCGTCCAGGGCATGCGGGGTCTCGCGATCCGCTTCGCCAACGTGGTGGGCGCTCCGCTCGGCGGCCTGTGCGTGGCTCTCGGCGGCGCGGCGGCGGCCTTCGGGCTCGCGGGGATGCTGATCGCCCTGTCGGTGCCGCTGCTGGTCTCCGTACGCATGAAGGAGCTGCCTACTGACGACGAGGTCGCGGAGCGCACACCGTGGCGCGACCTCCGTGACGGGCTGCGGTACATCCGGCGGCACCCCGTCCTCGCGCCGCTCATCGCCGCCATCGCGCTCGGCGACCTTGGCTTCGTCGGACCGCTCAACGTGGGGCTGACCCTGCTGGCCGACCAGCGCGGCTGGGGCGCCTCCGGGATGGGCTGGGTGCTCGCCGGGTTCGGGACCGGTGCGGGGGCCGCCGCCATGCTGCTGACCGTGCGCGGCCGACTGCCGCGCGCGGGGCGGCTGGCCGGGGTGGCGATCCTGGCGGGTTCGGTGGCGATCGGTTCGCTCGCGTACGTGCCCTCGCTGGCCGTCGCCGTCGGTGTCGCCCTCCTCATCGGGCTGCTCGCCGGGCTCAGCGGCGCACTGTGCGGAGCGCTGCTGCAGACCCAGGCGGACCCCGCCTACCTGGGCCGGGTCGGCTCCGTCTCCGGCATCGTCAGCCTCGGCCTCGCACCGCTCAGCATGCCGGTGACCGCCGCCGCGATCGGCTGGTGGGGCACCGGGCCGGTCTTCGTCACCAGCGCGGCGGTCTGCGGGCTCGGCGGGGTGCTCGCCCTGTGCGTGGCACCGCTGCGGCGCGCCGAGCTGCCGAAGTAGCGGTCCGACC harbors:
- the hisB gene encoding imidazoleglycerol-phosphate dehydratase HisB, which encodes MSRVGRVERVTKETSVLVEIDLDGTGKVDVSTGVGFYDHMLDQLGRHGLFDLTVKTEGDLHIDSHHTIEDSALALGAAFKQALGDKVGIYRFGNCTVPLDESLAQVTVDLSGRPYLVHTEPEKMAPMIGEYDTTMTRHILESFVAQAQIALHVHVPYGRNAHHIVECQFKALARALRYASERDPRAAGILPSTKGAL
- the hisH gene encoding imidazole glycerol phosphate synthase subunit HisH, with amino-acid sequence MELTAPKKVVVFDYGFGNVRSAERALARTGAEVEITRDYDKAMNADGLLVPGVGAFAACMKGLREARGDWIIGRRLAGGRPVMGICVGMQILFARGIEHGVETEGLDEWPGSVEPLQAEIVPHMGWNTVEAPAASQLFAGLEADARFYFVHSYAVHDWSLEVGNPLIRPPLVTWSTHGKPFVAAVENGALWATQFHPEKSGDAGAQLLNNWIGTL
- a CDS encoding RidA family protein, whose amino-acid sequence is MSGVRRISTGAPWEEAFGYSRAVELPNGLVLVAGCTSVVNGEIAAGAPYEQTVNSFNVAFAALEQLGLGRDDVVRTRMYITHARDVEDVGRAHKELFDSVRPAASMIIVSGFVDPSLVVEVEVEAYRGASES
- the hisF gene encoding imidazole glycerol phosphate synthase subunit HisF, coding for MTLAVRVIPCLDVDNGRVVKGVNFQNLRDAGDPVEMAKVYDAEGADELTFLDITASSGNRETTYDVVRRTAEQVFIPLTVGGGVRTAEDVDKLLRAGADKVGVNTAAIARPELIREIAERFGRQVLVLSVDARRTESGSFEVTTHGGRKGTGIDAVEWAHRAAELGAGEILLNSMDADGTKDGYDIEMIEAVRKHVTVPLIASGGAGRLAHFPPAIAAGADAVLAASVFHFGDLRIGEVKETLKGAGYPVR
- the hisD gene encoding histidinol dehydrogenase, with translation MISRIDLRGDALPEGPALRDLLPRADFDVSAALEKVRPICEAVHHRGDAALIDFAEKFDGVRLESVRVPAQALSDALEQLDPAVRAALEESIRRARIVHREQRRTTHTTQVVPGGSVTEKWLPVDRVGLYAPGGRSVYPSSVIMNVVPAQEAGVESIALASPAQAEFGGLPHPTILAACELLGVDEVYAAGGATAVAMFAYGTESCPPANMVTGPGNIWVAAAKRYFAGRIGIDAEAGPTEIAILADESADPVHVASDLISQAEHDPLAAAVLVTDSVELADAVQKELEPQVAATKHIEDRIVPALAGRQSAIVLVDGIDEGLRVVNAYGAEHLEIQTADASAVADRVRNAGAIFVGPWAPVSLGDYAAGSNHVLPTGGCACHSSGLSVQSFLRGIHIVDYTRDALAEVAHHVVTLAEAEDLPAHGAAIKARFAWKVPSK
- a CDS encoding histidinol-phosphate transaminase translates to MTGIDDLPVRDELRGKTPYGAPQLDVPVRLNTNENPYPLPEPLVERIAERVREAARNLNRYPDRDAVELRTELAKYLTRTGKHPVGVDNVWAANGSNEVIQQLLQTFGGPGRTAIGFEPSYSMHALISRGTGTGWISGPRNEDFTIDLAAAEQAIAENRPDVVFITTPNNPTGNAVPPETVLALYEAAQAAKPSMVVVDEAYIEFSHGDSLLPLIEGRPNLVVSRTMSKAFGAAGLRLGYLAAHPAVVDAVQLVRLPYHLSAVTQATALAALEHTDTLLGYVEQLKAERDRLVVELRAIGYDVTESDANFVQFGRFADSHEAWQKILDRGVLVRDNGIPGWLRVTAGTPAENDAFLDAVRELKKEQSA
- a CDS encoding ArsR/SmtB family transcription factor gives rise to the protein MASKENRRITDVGTLKALGHPLRMKLYRALNVTGAATASQLGEQVDEAPSLVSYHLRKLAEHGLIQEAEPRSGDGRERWWEPASDGVTVRGVDFRDAPEKQAAHLAFTRLFHEERGDHYRRYLDERATWPTEWNDAAADAEATLRLTAAELGALQEELLTVIRKYDDQGRADEAAGATEGRENVALHLYGFPFRP
- a CDS encoding LON peptidase substrate-binding domain-containing protein translates to MTTVRLPLFPLNSVLFPGLVLPLNIFEERYRAMMRDLLKTPEDEPRRFAVVAIRDGHEVAPTAPGMPDQTAVPERGPAAGFGDDPAKAFHEVGCIADAATIRERPDGSFEVLATGTTRVRLVSVDTSGAFLTAELEELPEDPGEEAGALAEGVLRAFRQYQKRLAGARERSLTTGADLPDEPAVVSYLVAAAVMLDIPAKQRLLGTPDTAARLREELKLLRAETAIIRNLPSLPASDLTRGPTSLN
- the ybaK gene encoding Cys-tRNA(Pro) deacylase → MAKKSKKQQAGGTPATVALTAAGVPYTVHAYEHDPAHPSYGEEAAEAMGVSPDRVFKTLVADVDGALVVAVVPVAGSLDLKALATAVGGKRASMADPAAAERTTGYVRGGISPLGQRKKLPTVLDASAAAHTTICVSAGRRGLEVELSPSDLTDLTEAVAAPIGRA
- the priA gene encoding bifunctional 1-(5-phosphoribosyl)-5-((5-phosphoribosylamino)methylideneamino)imidazole-4-carboxamide isomerase/phosphoribosylanthranilate isomerase PriA → MPSKLELLPAVDVRDGQAVRLVHGESGTETSYGSPLEAALAWQRSGAEWLHLVDLDAAFGTGDNRKLIAEVAGAMDIKVELSGGIRDDDTLAAALATGCTRVNLGTAALETPEWVAKVIAQHGDKIAVGLDVRGTTLRGRGWTRDGGDLYETLERLNSEGCARYVVTDIAKDGTLQGPNLELLRNVCAATDRPVVASGGVSSLDDLRAIAELVPLGVEGSIVGKALYAKAFTLEEALEAVAAL
- a CDS encoding oxidoreductase, translating into MSEGAGIRNGDLPDELTAAEAGMWQSFRNGSVYDLRSGDTTADDPHGGHPWGPERSVRARIVAWLLLDGPPALQGRVASLKLTGVQITDVLDLAGGTVVPYVELKGCRFEKEILLPEARFQTVRLVDCSVPRLEAARLHTEGDLHLPRCRFHNGVRLTDAHIGTDLLLNQAVVYRDRRGRSITGDGMTVGQDLQAEMLESHGELSLRGASVGVSLSLRGSKLSNPYTRLALNAPQLTVNRTLYMTPAGVGNPILTSGTTPARGTVVQRFECQGGIRLDDGRFGDALDLERARFLFDDDQELSLRRVQTPELRFLGERPERGKVVLSGAKVVNLVDRAASWPGPGGLHMGGFGYENLVPQGAFPLTRRLEWVAAATAEYNPEPYERLAAVLRNSGEDEDAREVLLAKQRRRRETLPLAAKLWGYAQDWTVAYGYRPGRAALWMAVLWAATSIAFSHASHPPMKSGEHPPWNSSLFALDLLLPVIDLGQVGFWQLRGGWQWLSAVVILLGWILATTVAAGATRLLRRG